From one Bacilli bacterium genomic stretch:
- a CDS encoding zf-TFIIB domain-containing protein: MNCPVCDDMRLKEVEIDGITIDICPQCKGVWPDRGELDKLMNGVREIRPQFDEWHREHDRHDDWEHHGWNHGHKRKKKKNFLDIMGDLFD; encoded by the coding sequence ATGAATTGTCCTGTTTGCGACGATATGAGACTGAAGGAAGTTGAGATAGACGGTATCACTATTGATATTTGTCCCCAGTGCAAAGGTGTGTGGCCGGACCGCGGCGAGTTGGACAAATTGATGAACGGCGTGCGCGAAATTCGCCCGCAGTTTGACGAATGGCACAGAGAACATGACAGGCACGATGATTGGGAACATCATGGTTGGAATCACGGCCATAAGAGAAAAAAGAAAAAGAACTTTCTGGACATCATGGGAGATTTGTTCGATTAA
- a CDS encoding metal-sensitive transcriptional regulator: MDNALSPSAACRHTDTAERKSHHSEKLKNNMISRLNRIEGQIRGVKGLIEKDTYCDDVLNQIAAVQAALNSVGKILLENHLKSCVVERILQGDHEVINELMVTMNKLIK; this comes from the coding sequence GTGGACAACGCCTTGTCACCGTCCGCAGCATGTCGCCATACCGATACCGCCGAGCGAAAAAGCCACCATTCGGAGAAATTGAAAAATAACATGATTTCCCGTTTGAATCGAATCGAAGGGCAAATTCGCGGGGTAAAAGGACTCATCGAAAAGGACACCTACTGCGATGACGTGCTCAATCAGATTGCGGCTGTGCAGGCCGCGCTCAACAGCGTCGGAAAGATCTTGTTGGAAAATCACCTGAAAAGCTGTGTGGTTGAACGGATTCTACAAGGCGATCATGAAGTCATCAATGAACTCATGGTGACCATGAATAAATTGATCAAATAG
- a CDS encoding endo-1,4-beta-xylanase: MRARNLHFWFALLILFGAVLAPADRLATKALAADTTILSQDFEDGQAGGWEPNYACDKAAVSTVVADVYGTKALHLKGKNSVACSPIITLDLSKVAEGMTLAISAKVRLASGTDNTHFTMHGVEGGADHYDWIGSPTATNDSSWTTIGGTYTVQADTTKLELYLEGTSSTSDIFMDDVSVTGSGGSDVPFTPKNVATYDFENGTQNWTENGAGSVATVTEAAYDGTHSLLSAGRTSAWNGPGIDLSSLLLVGAQYKITGFAKLAAGQSPANIKLTMHKGSDSGSGYTTLADFAPVTDSQWVKFQATYTRADSDKLFMYFESDNDSVSFHIDGVTIDQETPGAPPVTRSIQTDIPSIAETYKDIFLIGAEVQPPDLLEASGELLKKHFNSVVAGNQMKPESIQPTEGVFTWDEADKIADFARQNGLKMRGHTLVWHNQTPAWFFQDENGHDLTPTPENKQLVLNRLTTHIQTLMNRYKDVVDAWDVVNEVIDPGTDDGMRHSKWYELTGTDYIETAFKVAHDVDPDATLFINDYNTFRDPKKAQILYDFVKKEQAKGIPITGVGHQAHVSLSSPAPQAIIDTVNKFAELHVQQEITEMDVSIYDDSTSSYATISHDLLVKQGWRYKELFDAFKAVKDKLYRVTLWGMSDDTTWLRSFPINRLDDPLPFDDNLQAKPAYWGIVDPSRLEILKQNIDTAKKIDGNVDDLWKAISPHSILGGGSVSAGGFRTLWDDDVLYIYATVNDATGKSGDQVDVFLKDNDSITRYTFARYGTGSSAGATYKTFALANGGYAVEATIPLAGLTQGQTLGFDLRVADDNGSTVNLTSWNDTKNTQDTSSDNLGSLTLSKELAFTTAVYGNAVVDGLDNEPDWSRANTITTGTWIQGASGSTAKVKIMWGNNQLYLFAYVTDKQLSDASSNPWEQDSIEAFVDQNNGKTATYENDDGQYRVNYKNVQTYNGHAAADNFQTAAKVVYDGNHVAIGYNVEAAIKLDTISPEPGDLIGFDFQVNNDENGDGIRDSVVIWNDPTGLSYQNTGKWGVLELGDFSNQAGGGNTTVGNGEDGAAAQVDNNHAATVTVDKDTFAKALAGASDKTMVIKVADVGEANSVALTLPAEQMQAAYKSGIREVKIDIGLAVVSLDPALFQGSSGDVKLTVAKVAVSALPSKVQSVIGSNPVYDFSLSAGGQTISRFPGKEVRVTIPFTLQDGQNPNHVVVYSIADDGSLQVVKNGKYDAATATVEFAPNHFSKYAAAVANVSFTDINHLAWAKSSIEGMAVRGIVSGETDSLFAPQKAVTRAEFVQMLIGTLDLPADSYAATFTDVQSGASYYKALAAAQHYGIVAGRGDGTFGVNDNISRQEMAMMVYNALKAANVQMAGKEAAGAFVDADSIADYAKTAVSELRKAGLIRGKAEGIFAPADSATRAEAAVILYRLFNEIQS; this comes from the coding sequence TTGAGGGCAAGAAACTTGCATTTTTGGTTTGCCTTGCTCATCCTGTTCGGCGCCGTGCTGGCGCCGGCAGATCGGTTGGCTACCAAAGCTCTGGCTGCGGATACGACAATCCTGAGCCAGGATTTTGAAGACGGACAAGCAGGGGGATGGGAGCCGAACTACGCGTGCGACAAAGCAGCAGTGTCCACGGTTGTTGCCGACGTATACGGCACAAAGGCGCTGCATCTGAAAGGCAAAAACTCCGTGGCATGCAGCCCGATTATCACGCTGGATCTTTCCAAAGTCGCGGAAGGCATGACGCTTGCCATTTCCGCCAAAGTTCGTCTGGCCAGCGGCACAGACAACACACATTTTACCATGCACGGGGTTGAGGGCGGTGCGGATCATTACGATTGGATCGGCAGCCCGACGGCCACCAACGATTCTTCGTGGACCACGATCGGCGGAACGTATACTGTCCAGGCCGATACCACCAAGCTTGAATTGTATCTGGAAGGTACAAGCAGCACTTCCGACATCTTCATGGACGATGTCTCGGTTACGGGTTCGGGCGGGAGCGATGTTCCGTTTACTCCCAAAAACGTGGCGACATACGATTTTGAAAACGGCACCCAAAACTGGACGGAGAACGGCGCCGGTAGCGTGGCCACTGTGACGGAAGCCGCATACGACGGTACACACAGCCTGCTGTCCGCCGGCAGAACGAGCGCCTGGAACGGCCCCGGCATTGATTTGAGTTCGCTCTTGCTTGTCGGGGCGCAATACAAGATTACCGGTTTTGCCAAGCTGGCCGCCGGCCAATCCCCGGCCAACATCAAGCTGACCATGCACAAGGGTTCGGATTCCGGCAGCGGCTACACCACGTTGGCGGATTTTGCCCCGGTTACGGATTCGCAATGGGTGAAATTCCAGGCAACCTATACGCGCGCCGACAGCGACAAGCTGTTTATGTACTTTGAAAGCGACAACGATTCGGTCAGCTTCCACATCGACGGCGTGACGATCGATCAGGAGACGCCGGGCGCGCCGCCTGTGACGCGGTCTATCCAGACCGATATTCCGTCCATCGCCGAAACCTATAAGGACATTTTCCTGATCGGCGCGGAAGTGCAGCCGCCGGACCTGCTAGAGGCTTCGGGCGAACTGCTGAAGAAACACTTCAACAGCGTAGTAGCCGGCAACCAGATGAAACCGGAAAGCATTCAACCGACCGAAGGCGTCTTTACATGGGATGAAGCCGACAAGATCGCCGACTTCGCCCGGCAAAACGGCCTGAAAATGCGCGGGCATACGCTCGTCTGGCACAATCAGACCCCGGCCTGGTTTTTCCAGGACGAAAACGGTCACGATCTTACGCCCACTCCGGAAAACAAACAATTGGTGCTGAACAGGCTGACCACCCATATTCAAACCTTGATGAACCGCTATAAAGATGTGGTTGACGCTTGGGACGTTGTCAATGAAGTTATCGACCCGGGCACTGACGACGGCATGCGCCATAGCAAATGGTACGAACTGACCGGAACGGACTATATCGAAACCGCCTTTAAAGTCGCTCATGACGTCGACCCGGACGCGACTTTGTTCATCAACGATTACAACACCTTCAGGGATCCGAAAAAGGCGCAGATCCTGTATGACTTTGTCAAGAAAGAGCAAGCCAAGGGGATTCCGATCACCGGCGTTGGCCATCAAGCGCATGTCAGCCTGTCCAGCCCCGCTCCGCAAGCGATTATCGATACGGTCAACAAGTTTGCCGAGCTGCACGTCCAACAGGAAATCACCGAGATGGACGTGTCGATTTACGACGACAGCACCAGCTCTTACGCGACAATCTCGCACGATCTGCTCGTGAAACAAGGCTGGCGCTACAAAGAACTGTTCGACGCCTTCAAGGCCGTCAAGGACAAACTGTATCGCGTAACTTTGTGGGGAATGTCGGACGACACGACCTGGCTGCGAAGCTTCCCGATCAACCGTCTTGACGATCCGTTGCCGTTCGACGACAATCTGCAGGCAAAGCCCGCTTACTGGGGAATCGTCGATCCCTCCAGGCTGGAAATATTGAAGCAGAACATCGATACCGCCAAGAAAATCGACGGCAATGTCGATGATCTTTGGAAGGCGATCTCCCCGCATTCCATCTTGGGCGGCGGGTCCGTCAGCGCCGGCGGTTTCAGGACGCTTTGGGATGACGACGTTCTTTACATCTACGCCACCGTTAACGATGCGACAGGCAAAAGCGGCGACCAGGTCGACGTCTTTCTGAAGGACAACGACAGTATAACCCGCTATACTTTTGCCCGATACGGTACAGGGTCTTCCGCCGGCGCGACGTACAAGACCTTTGCTTTGGCAAACGGCGGTTATGCGGTTGAAGCCACGATCCCGCTCGCCGGTCTGACACAAGGGCAAACACTCGGCTTTGACCTTCGCGTTGCGGACGACAACGGTTCCACCGTCAATCTGACTTCCTGGAACGACACGAAAAACACGCAAGATACGAGCTCCGACAACTTAGGCTCGCTTACGTTGTCCAAGGAGTTGGCTTTCACCACCGCGGTATACGGCAACGCTGTAGTTGACGGTCTGGATAACGAACCGGATTGGAGCAGGGCAAACACCATTACGACGGGCACATGGATTCAAGGCGCCAGCGGGTCAACAGCAAAAGTGAAAATAATGTGGGGAAACAATCAACTGTACCTGTTCGCCTACGTAACCGACAAGCAGTTGAGTGATGCCAGTTCCAATCCATGGGAGCAAGATTCGATCGAAGCATTCGTGGACCAGAATAATGGCAAAACGGCAACTTATGAAAACGACGACGGCCAATACCGCGTCAATTACAAAAACGTGCAAACCTACAATGGCCATGCGGCCGCCGACAATTTCCAAACCGCCGCCAAAGTCGTTTATGACGGCAACCATGTGGCGATCGGTTACAACGTGGAGGCCGCCATCAAACTGGATACGATATCGCCCGAACCCGGCGACCTCATCGGCTTTGACTTCCAGGTCAATAACGACGAGAACGGGGACGGGATACGCGACAGCGTAGTCATCTGGAACGATCCCACCGGACTGTCATACCAGAACACCGGCAAATGGGGCGTTCTTGAACTCGGCGATTTCAGCAACCAAGCCGGCGGCGGCAACACCACTGTCGGCAACGGTGAAGACGGGGCTGCGGCACAAGTCGACAACAACCATGCGGCGACGGTTACCGTCGATAAGGACACTTTCGCCAAGGCGCTTGCCGGCGCGAGCGACAAGACCATGGTGATTAAAGTGGCGGATGTAGGCGAAGCCAACAGTGTCGCGTTGACACTCCCGGCCGAGCAAATGCAAGCCGCCTACAAGAGCGGCATCCGGGAAGTGAAGATTGATATTGGCCTGGCGGTCGTAAGTCTGGATCCGGCGTTGTTTCAGGGCAGTTCCGGCGACGTGAAACTGACGGTCGCCAAAGTCGCCGTATCCGCTCTTCCAAGCAAGGTGCAAAGCGTAATCGGCAGCAACCCGGTCTATGATTTCAGTCTGAGCGCAGGCGGCCAAACAATCAGCCGGTTCCCCGGCAAAGAAGTTCGTGTAACGATTCCGTTCACGCTGCAGGACGGACAAAATCCGAATCATGTCGTGGTATACTCCATTGCTGACGACGGCTCCCTGCAGGTTGTGAAGAACGGCAAATACGACGCCGCAACCGCAACCGTCGAATTCGCCCCGAATCACTTCAGCAAATATGCGGCGGCGGTTGCCAACGTGTCCTTTACCGATATCAACCACTTGGCATGGGCCAAGTCAAGCATTGAAGGCATGGCTGTTAGGGGAATCGTGAGCGGCGAAACGGACAGCTTGTTTGCTCCGCAGAAGGCGGTAACCCGCGCGGAATTTGTCCAAATGCTGATCGGCACATTGGATCTTCCGGCCGATTCGTACGCCGCCACTTTTACGGATGTCCAATCGGGCGCCTCGTATTATAAAGCATTGGCGGCAGCACAACACTACGGAATCGTTGCCGGCAGAGGCGACGGAACGTTCGGCGTAAACGACAACATCAGCCGGCAAGAAATGGCCATGATGGTCTATAACGCATTGAAAGCGGCAAATGTCCAGATGGCCGGGAAAGAAGCCGCCGGGGCATTCGTTGATGCCGATTCGATCGCAGACTATGCGAAAACCGCCGTTTCCGAATTGCGAAAGGCCGGGCTTATCCGCGGCAAAGCCGAGGGAATTTTCGCCCCGGCCGATTCGGCAACGCGGGCGGAAGCCGCCGTGATTCTGTATCGGCTGTTCAACGAAATCCAGTCTTGA